The following coding sequences are from one bacterium SCSIO 12741 window:
- a CDS encoding TetR/AcrR family transcriptional regulator: protein MNTKDRIIQAAIEVFSADYSATTEKVANKADVSRRTLLRYFKNKKLLVLEVAHSIMSNYYSKVKAAHAQSEDSLVRLELMFYGSIDCGNQLNFLRALIEQNEIEDDDSIFDDFGDLFTIFSELFSDLKERGLLSPHVTIGWAEYAFHGMSEGAVMALKYGAVAERDLYKMAWKSYWNSIKKH, encoded by the coding sequence ATGAATACGAAAGATAGAATTATTCAAGCTGCTATTGAAGTATTTTCTGCTGATTATTCTGCTACTACCGAAAAAGTGGCTAATAAGGCAGATGTAAGCAGACGAACTCTATTGCGTTATTTTAAGAATAAGAAGCTACTTGTTTTAGAGGTAGCACATTCTATCATGTCTAACTACTACAGCAAGGTAAAAGCAGCACATGCTCAATCAGAAGATTCCCTGGTTCGACTTGAATTAATGTTTTATGGATCAATTGACTGCGGAAATCAATTGAATTTTTTACGGGCCTTAATAGAGCAAAATGAGATAGAGGACGATGATAGCATTTTTGATGACTTTGGAGATTTGTTTACTATTTTTTCTGAGTTATTTAGCGATCTAAAAGAAAGGGGATTGTTGTCTCCCCACGTAACCATTGGTTGGGCTGAATACGCGTTTCACGGGATGTCAGAAGGTGCGGTTATGGCATTAAAGTACGGAGCAGTTGCTGAACGTGATTTATATAAGATGGCCTGGAAATCTTATTGGAATAGTATAAAAAAGCATTAG
- a CDS encoding carbonic anhydrase family protein produces the protein MEQKVETPQKAAHSSSWSYEGETSPEHWNEILDHSECGGSRQSPINIYTEEVSIGESGLDFDASFYNEETDIESITNNGHTIQYNFVSDKNYMVYQGDKYVLKQFHFHAPSEHTLNGVRYPLEVHMVHHNEEKNDFLVMGFFAVQGKPDPAFAFLGKYLPIQVGETKAIDNDAFDFSQAYSGVEGDEKETFYHYKGSLTTPPCSEKVNWFVSGTPVNASLEQINMLKDLMPKDNYRGIQPLNDRKVIAQEFSWE, from the coding sequence ATGGAACAGAAAGTTGAAACACCCCAAAAAGCAGCTCATTCCTCATCTTGGAGTTATGAAGGAGAAACCAGCCCTGAACATTGGAATGAAATTCTGGACCACTCGGAATGTGGCGGAAGCAGGCAATCGCCAATTAATATCTACACGGAAGAGGTAAGTATCGGAGAATCAGGCCTGGATTTTGACGCCTCTTTTTACAACGAGGAAACAGACATTGAATCCATTACCAATAATGGACATACCATTCAATATAATTTCGTTTCTGACAAGAATTATATGGTCTACCAAGGGGATAAATATGTGCTGAAACAATTCCATTTTCATGCTCCTTCAGAACACACACTTAACGGAGTAAGGTACCCCTTAGAAGTACATATGGTACATCATAATGAGGAAAAGAATGACTTTTTGGTCATGGGCTTTTTTGCCGTTCAAGGGAAACCTGATCCTGCCTTTGCATTTTTAGGAAAGTACTTGCCTATTCAGGTAGGGGAGACCAAAGCCATTGATAATGATGCTTTCGATTTTAGTCAAGCATACTCGGGAGTTGAGGGAGATGAAAAAGAAACCTTTTATCACTACAAAGGGTCGCTTACCACACCTCCCTGTTCAGAAAAGGTGAATTGGTTTGTTTCCGGAACCCCGGTTAATGCTTCATTAGAACAGATTAATATGCTTAAAGATCTCATGCCCAAGGATAACTACCGTGGAATTCAACCCTTGAATGACAGAAAAGTGATTGCCCAGGAGTTTTCGTGGGAATAG
- a CDS encoding transglycosylase domain-containing protein, giving the protein MARFAKLALKFLLGSGILIGILIALLWNGYFLQVPSDESIKSFRLPQASEIYSADHVLLGKIYSENRQCISIEDVPNSLIHCLIATEDIRFYEHKGVDWIGLMRVGVKTLLMGKHAGGGSTITQQLVKNRTPRKSFDYDVLILHKIREWFTAIKMERIYSKEEILEHYLNTVPFGHNTFGIYTAAEYYFNKKPSELEIQEMAMLVGMLKGTSQYDPLRNPMECQLRRNLVLRNMVQSEFLSHEQYTLAAETDLSLARDQRPSKFAPYFLQHIIETVKEMFGRGGSQYYLNLNPYTDGLKIFTTIDSRIQHYAERAMNDHLDTLQVLFNKEWSQERWEDEKSTLIKLLQLKRYPGYEAIGRALKNNRPLTLVEESMLQKAKSDLTRLRSGFICIKNTGEVLAWVGGRDFGYSQYDHVKSRRQVGSVFKPFVYVTAVDQGVNICNYFKNEKMTYRQFHDWQPRNASDRYHGAYTMKGALTWSLNVISVQVMLRAGLRDVLNVAKQMGIRADLPEVGSISLGTPDISLYDVVNAYTCFPNNGKRVHTKYLSHIQLATGEVIYKDQAQNATELFTPNVAAIMTNMMESVVNVGTARALRSEYSLNGPIAGKTGTSQNHSDGWFVGYTPQITAGAWVGADSPEIHFKSLNEGAGSKTALPIWAGFARKLKNDKELSYLMEGTFTQPSRKAMNCLNQPLYRPEF; this is encoded by the coding sequence ATGGCCAGATTCGCCAAATTGGCTCTTAAATTCCTCCTTGGGTCCGGTATTTTGATCGGGATTCTCATTGCCTTGCTTTGGAATGGCTATTTTCTTCAGGTTCCCTCAGATGAGAGCATAAAAAGTTTTCGCCTTCCTCAGGCATCGGAAATATACAGTGCAGATCATGTTTTATTGGGTAAAATCTATTCGGAAAACCGCCAATGCATTTCCATTGAAGATGTGCCAAATAGCCTTATTCATTGCCTGATCGCTACGGAGGACATCCGATTCTATGAGCACAAGGGTGTCGATTGGATAGGCTTGATGCGCGTTGGGGTCAAAACCCTATTGATGGGCAAACATGCGGGTGGAGGAAGTACCATCACCCAACAACTGGTTAAGAACCGTACTCCCAGAAAATCCTTCGATTACGATGTGTTGATTTTGCATAAGATTCGGGAATGGTTCACAGCCATAAAGATGGAAAGAATCTATTCCAAAGAAGAGATTCTCGAGCACTACCTTAATACCGTACCTTTTGGCCACAATACCTTTGGAATTTACACAGCGGCCGAGTATTATTTCAACAAAAAACCATCCGAACTGGAAATACAGGAAATGGCGATGCTTGTAGGGATGCTTAAAGGGACTTCTCAATACGATCCTCTGCGTAATCCGATGGAGTGCCAATTGAGGCGAAACCTCGTCCTCAGAAACATGGTTCAATCGGAGTTTTTATCCCATGAACAGTATACGCTTGCCGCTGAAACGGATCTTTCCCTTGCCCGTGATCAACGTCCATCCAAATTTGCCCCTTACTTTCTTCAGCATATAATTGAAACGGTAAAAGAAATGTTTGGCCGTGGAGGCAGTCAATATTATTTAAACCTTAACCCATACACTGATGGATTGAAGATTTTTACAACCATCGATTCACGGATACAGCACTATGCCGAAAGGGCAATGAATGATCACTTGGATACCTTACAAGTACTATTCAACAAGGAATGGTCGCAAGAGCGATGGGAGGACGAAAAAAGCACCCTCATTAAGTTGCTTCAATTGAAACGATATCCAGGATATGAAGCTATAGGAAGGGCACTGAAAAATAATCGCCCACTTACCTTGGTAGAAGAATCAATGCTTCAAAAGGCGAAATCGGATTTAACTCGACTACGGTCAGGGTTTATCTGTATAAAAAACACAGGTGAAGTACTGGCCTGGGTAGGCGGCAGGGATTTTGGATATTCGCAATACGACCATGTAAAAAGTAGACGACAGGTAGGTTCTGTATTTAAGCCCTTTGTTTATGTCACCGCCGTAGATCAGGGAGTAAACATTTGCAATTACTTCAAAAACGAAAAGATGACCTACAGGCAGTTTCATGACTGGCAGCCGCGAAATGCATCGGATCGATACCATGGAGCCTATACCATGAAAGGAGCTCTGACCTGGTCACTCAATGTAATATCGGTGCAGGTGATGTTGCGGGCTGGACTCCGGGACGTACTAAACGTTGCCAAACAAATGGGCATCCGGGCCGACCTTCCGGAAGTTGGGAGCATTTCGTTGGGCACTCCTGATATTAGTTTGTATGATGTGGTAAATGCTTACACCTGTTTTCCAAACAACGGTAAACGGGTACACACCAAATACCTTTCACACATTCAATTAGCAACTGGCGAGGTGATCTACAAGGATCAGGCTCAAAATGCAACGGAACTTTTTACCCCCAATGTAGCCGCCATAATGACCAACATGATGGAATCTGTTGTCAATGTGGGAACGGCTCGTGCTTTGCGTTCAGAGTATAGTCTTAATGGTCCAATTGCTGGAAAAACAGGAACAAGTCAAAACCATTCCGATGGCTGGTTTGTTGGCTATACTCCTCAAATTACGGCAGGAGCCTGGGTAGGAGCTGATAGCCCCGAGATTCATTTCAAGTCCCTTAATGAAGGCGCTGGAAGTAAAACGGCCTTACCCATTTGGGCCGGATTTGCCAGAAAACTCAAGAACGATAAGGAATTGTCCTACCTGATGGAAGGAACATTCACCCAACCTTCCCGAAAGGCCATGAACTGCTTAAACCAACCCTTGTATCGACCAGAATTTTGA